Below is a genomic region from Syntrophorhabdaceae bacterium.
CTTCTCCGATTCATTCTTCTCGACAACCGCGGTCACGAGCACAACGGTGTCGCCGCACTGAACAAGGACACTGCCATCGGCCTGTTTCGCAAGACTTCCTGTACTGATTGTAAGTGGTCTTCCTGCACAATTGATCGTTAACGTTTCTTCCATTTTTTTTTACCTGACCTTTTTATTTTCTTAAACCAAGCTTCTCAATAACCTTTTTATATCTTTCGGCGTTCTTTTCCCGTAAGTAATTGAGAAGTCTCCTTCTGCTCCCAACGAGCACCAACAATCCCCTTCTTGAATTATGATCCTTGGAAAATTTCTTAAAATGTTCCGTCAGGGATTTTATCCTCTCTGTAATAAGGGCGATCTGCACCTCAGGAGAACCCGTGTCTTTCTCGTGGGTCTTAAAACCCTCGATGATCTCCTTTTTCTTTGTTGTAGTAAGTGCCATGTACTCCTCCTTAATTGTTTATTAACCTTTTGATCTTAATGGTCCTCGAAGCCAGATCTGCCGCACCTATACCAATGAGAACCCCCTGCTTGTTTACGAGCCTCGCAAATTCACCATTCTTCCATTCCTTTGAGCTGCCTGCAAGAGGAATGGGCATACCATTCTTTAAAAACCTCTCAAGCACTACCTCCACAACTATCCCCCGTAAAGATTGTAAAACATTTTCCAATGATAATAAATAGCTTACCAAGTCCTGAGGAAATTTAAAATGGTCAATATCTATACCCATGTTCTCGGTAAATTCACCGTGCCTTGTCCTTTTGAGAGAATATAATGTTGCCCCGCAACCAAGTTTTGTCCCGAAATCATTCGCAAGCGTCCTGATGTACGTACCTTTTGAGCATGTCACCTCAACCTCAACATAAGGATGGCGGTATTCAAGAAGCTCAATGGCGAAGATCTCAACTTCCTTCTCCGGCGGCTCAACGTCAACCCCTTGCCGTGCCCATTTGTAGAGGGGCTTCCTGTTTACCTTTTTTGACGAATACACAGGGATCCGCTGTACGATCTTCCCCATAAATCCGGTCAGAATATTTTCAAGCAGTTCCCTTTCGTATTGCTTTACATCGGTCTTCGATATTACC
It encodes:
- the rpsO gene encoding 30S ribosomal protein S15, with the translated sequence MALTTTKKKEIIEGFKTHEKDTGSPEVQIALITERIKSLTEHFKKFSKDHNSRRGLLVLVGSRRRLLNYLREKNAERYKKVIEKLGLRK
- the truB gene encoding tRNA pseudouridine(55) synthase TruB yields the protein MNGFLIIDKKAGMSSYDVIRRLKKLDHFKKIGYIGTLDRNATGILPVALNEGVKLIPFMENVEKAYRANFWLGVTTDTFDIEGKVISKTDVKQYERELLENILTGFMGKIVQRIPVYSSKKVNRKPLYKWARQGVDVEPPEKEVEIFAIELLEYRHPYVEVEVTCSKGTYIRTLANDFGTKLGCGATLYSLKRTRHGEFTENMGIDIDHFKFPQDLVSYLLSLENVLQSLRGIVVEVVLERFLKNGMPIPLAGSSKEWKNGEFARLVNKQGVLIGIGAADLASRTIKIKRLINN